Proteins found in one bacterium genomic segment:
- a CDS encoding ATP-binding cassette domain-containing protein encodes MSDQPLVRLVDVGFSASGSVILRGVDLTVEAGEIVGISGPNGAGKTTLLRLLATLHRPTSGNCAVLGADTGARPQDLVRVRRKIALIGHFPALWPELTLRENVNLPAGLRDGPADGDPLRAVGLADVAGLKAAQASLGMQRRVEFARLLAWTPRLLLLDEPHAGLDEAAAPLVDHLVGRVTDGDGAVVMVSHDRHRAGSLLTRRLSVNAGTVLEAPV; translated from the coding sequence GTGTCAGATCAACCACTGGTCAGACTGGTAGATGTCGGATTCTCCGCCTCGGGCTCTGTGATCCTGCGCGGCGTGGACCTGACGGTCGAAGCCGGTGAGATAGTGGGGATCAGCGGACCCAACGGGGCAGGCAAGACAACCCTCCTGCGCCTCCTGGCCACCTTGCACCGGCCCACCTCCGGCAACTGCGCCGTGCTGGGGGCGGACACCGGCGCCCGCCCCCAGGATCTGGTGCGCGTCCGGCGAAAGATCGCCCTGATCGGCCACTTCCCCGCTCTCTGGCCCGAGCTGACCCTCAGGGAGAACGTGAACCTTCCGGCCGGATTACGCGATGGTCCCGCGGATGGCGACCCCCTCCGCGCCGTAGGGTTGGCGGACGTCGCCGGGTTGAAGGCCGCGCAGGCTTCCCTGGGGATGCAACGCCGGGTGGAGTTCGCCCGCCTCCTCGCCTGGACGCCCCGGTTGCTCCTCCTGGACGAACCGCACGCTGGCCTGGACGAGGCCGCCGCCCCGCTCGTGGACCATCTCGTCGGCCGGGTAACCGACGGGGACGGTGCGGTGGTGATGGTCTCGCACGACCGGCACCGGGCGGGCTCGCTGCTCACCCGCAGGTTGTCGGTTAACGCCGGAACGGTCCTCGAGGCGCCCGTATGA
- a CDS encoding heme exporter protein CcmB: protein MTPRAFWKQVRWVFTKDLRVEVRGGVTLRMATPFAALALLLAPLAIGADTALLRRIGPGMLWLVVILFGMTVTFGSGARESGPVRDLLTLSGLDPAAGFLGRSLASAVLLFGVTVVLAPLMIVLYAPEGNPGWGWLALLAIAGVMALGLLGSLVATLVTGLRERTALGPLLAIPLAVPVLLATARGTDSAIAEQGSLSWLLLLVAMNLALVIVGVLLAGPMDETTR, encoded by the coding sequence ATGACCCCGCGAGCCTTCTGGAAGCAGGTCCGGTGGGTATTCACCAAGGATCTGCGGGTCGAGGTCCGGGGTGGGGTGACGCTCCGGATGGCGACCCCGTTCGCCGCCCTCGCCCTTCTCCTGGCGCCCCTCGCCATCGGCGCAGACACCGCCCTGCTCCGCCGGATCGGTCCGGGCATGCTATGGCTGGTGGTGATCCTGTTCGGCATGACGGTCACCTTCGGGTCCGGCGCCCGCGAGTCCGGCCCGGTCAGGGATCTACTCACCCTGAGCGGGCTCGACCCCGCCGCCGGCTTCCTGGGGCGGAGCCTGGCGAGCGCCGTCCTGCTGTTCGGTGTGACCGTGGTGCTTGCCCCGCTGATGATCGTCCTGTACGCACCGGAGGGAAACCCGGGTTGGGGTTGGCTGGCCCTGCTGGCGATCGCGGGCGTAATGGCGCTGGGTCTGCTGGGATCGCTCGTAGCCACGCTCGTCACAGGTCTAAGGGAGCGCACCGCGCTCGGGCCGTTGCTGGCAATACCTCTGGCCGTTCCGGTTCTCCTTGCCACCGCCCGAGGCACGGATTCCGCCATCGCCGAACAAGGTAGCCTTTCCTGGTTGCTCCTGCTGGTGGCCATGAACCTGGCCCTCGTCATCGTCGGCGTGCTGCTGGCGGGGCCCATGGACGAGACCACCCGGTAA